The Aminithiophilus ramosus genome contains a region encoding:
- a CDS encoding NHLP bacteriocin export ABC transporter permease/ATPase subunit, which yields MDELIGRLGGTGRERVLLPSAPERLGREKRVLLVVDGTVDVRGVLLSKGRDWGPREPLFSLEPGEFLWDAVADDASYALEMTARDRVRLIVFAWEELDAAELPLKKALQEGMEAFLDKFGLWLARSVPPLSVAPERAEGPGPHPCSADSFFAAPSEARWALVEEGDVALLGEETVERASALFVGDALWLRGLSEGAVRWLSARDLSGRDMEAALEGTLSLYRRLAFLHGRLDLADQWNLSRSMAAQGREQFASALGDLGSLLSRKEEHKGPPPTGPLMKIAYRLGELQGFSLPQGLRHPESIVTVEDLGRALSLRVRKVTLERDWWKDDGLPLIAFRGEERKPVALLPGRGRYGLYDPSDDSKRPLDATRAAELEREAYAVYRPFPPGRLTKRDLFSFGLFRSGREILVAVVAAFAMGGLGLLVPVINGKVFQDVIPAAERGQIVEAFVVLLALGLSTALLRLFQQISLFRVESRMDHDIEMALWDRMLRLRATFFRRYSAGDLANRAFGLNSVHQYMSQSGRTVVTNFVYTLLFLAQMFYYDWKVALAAAGCLSLLGSAMALTGYIQIRFQRKMVALQNRLSGLVLQILTGLNKIRVAAAEEPAFARWAYLFGAQRLCNYRSARAAAILSGFASAFPPLCAVVIFLVIMYGRVGYPDDMGKAYDLGRFVSFWSAYGAMQGAFLSLVSTVATLFAVLPLYEALSPILDEEPEVGDHKADPGPLRGKIDMTALTFRYHRDAPVLFQNFSLSIRPGEFVAVVGPSGAGKSTLIRLLLGFEFPEVGDVFYDDKPLKDMDLRKVRSQIGVVLQQGGIIAGDLFSNIVCSRPLSIEQAWEAARVAGLEEDIKAMPMGMHTMITEGANTLSGGQRQRLAIARAVVARPAILLFDEATSALDNRTQDEVSRSLERLKATRIVVAHRLSTVRNADRIVVVAGGGVAEEGTFDDLLARRGLFYELSLRQMT from the coding sequence ATGGACGAACTGATCGGCCGCCTCGGCGGTACCGGAAGAGAAAGGGTCCTTCTCCCCTCCGCTCCCGAGCGCCTGGGGCGGGAAAAAAGAGTCCTCCTCGTCGTCGACGGCACCGTCGACGTTCGGGGCGTCCTCCTGTCGAAGGGGCGGGATTGGGGGCCCCGGGAACCCCTTTTCTCCCTCGAGCCGGGAGAGTTCCTCTGGGATGCCGTCGCCGACGATGCCTCCTACGCTCTGGAGATGACGGCTCGCGACCGGGTCCGTCTGATCGTCTTCGCCTGGGAGGAGCTCGACGCCGCCGAGCTCCCGCTGAAGAAGGCGCTTCAAGAGGGGATGGAGGCCTTCCTCGACAAGTTCGGCCTCTGGCTGGCCCGATCGGTCCCGCCCCTCTCGGTCGCTCCGGAACGGGCCGAGGGACCGGGACCTCATCCCTGCTCGGCCGACTCCTTTTTCGCCGCGCCCTCGGAGGCTCGCTGGGCCCTCGTCGAGGAGGGCGACGTGGCCCTTCTCGGAGAGGAGACGGTGGAGAGGGCTTCGGCCCTTTTCGTCGGCGACGCCCTCTGGCTCCGAGGACTCTCGGAGGGGGCCGTGCGGTGGCTTTCGGCCCGTGACCTGTCGGGGCGGGACATGGAGGCGGCCCTGGAGGGGACCCTCTCCCTCTACCGGCGCCTCGCCTTTCTTCACGGTCGACTCGACCTGGCCGACCAGTGGAACCTTTCGAGGTCGATGGCCGCCCAGGGGCGGGAACAGTTCGCCTCCGCCCTCGGCGACCTGGGCTCCCTTCTCTCGCGTAAGGAGGAGCACAAGGGGCCTCCTCCGACAGGCCCGCTCATGAAGATCGCCTACCGCCTGGGGGAGCTTCAGGGATTCAGTCTCCCCCAGGGGCTGCGCCACCCTGAATCGATCGTCACCGTCGAGGATCTGGGCCGGGCCCTGAGCCTCCGGGTCCGCAAGGTGACGCTCGAAAGGGACTGGTGGAAGGACGACGGCCTCCCTCTCATCGCCTTCAGGGGCGAGGAGAGAAAGCCCGTCGCCCTCCTTCCGGGCAGGGGGAGGTACGGTCTCTACGACCCGTCGGACGACTCGAAAAGGCCTCTCGACGCGACGAGGGCGGCCGAGCTGGAGCGGGAGGCCTATGCCGTCTACCGTCCCTTTCCTCCCGGCAGGCTGACCAAGAGGGACCTCTTCTCTTTCGGACTTTTCCGATCGGGACGGGAGATTCTCGTGGCCGTCGTCGCCGCCTTCGCCATGGGGGGATTGGGGCTTCTCGTCCCCGTCATCAACGGCAAGGTCTTTCAGGACGTCATCCCCGCCGCCGAGAGAGGCCAGATCGTCGAGGCCTTCGTCGTCCTCCTCGCCCTGGGGCTCTCGACGGCCCTTCTCCGCCTTTTTCAGCAGATCAGCCTTTTTCGCGTCGAAAGCCGCATGGACCACGACATCGAGATGGCCCTCTGGGATCGCATGCTGCGCCTCCGGGCCACCTTCTTCCGCCGCTACTCGGCAGGCGACCTGGCCAACAGGGCCTTCGGCCTCAATTCGGTCCACCAGTACATGAGTCAGTCGGGGAGGACGGTGGTGACCAACTTCGTCTACACCCTGCTCTTCCTGGCCCAGATGTTCTATTACGATTGGAAGGTCGCCCTCGCCGCCGCGGGTTGCCTCTCTCTTCTCGGATCGGCCATGGCCCTCACGGGCTACATCCAGATCCGTTTTCAGAGGAAAATGGTCGCCCTTCAGAACAGGCTGAGCGGCCTCGTCCTCCAGATCCTGACGGGGCTCAACAAGATCCGCGTCGCCGCCGCCGAGGAACCGGCCTTCGCCCGCTGGGCCTACCTCTTCGGCGCCCAACGCCTCTGCAACTACAGGTCGGCCCGGGCCGCGGCCATCCTGAGCGGTTTCGCCTCGGCCTTCCCCCCCCTGTGCGCCGTCGTCATCTTCCTCGTCATCATGTATGGCCGCGTGGGCTACCCCGACGACATGGGAAAGGCCTACGACCTGGGGCGTTTCGTCAGCTTCTGGTCCGCCTACGGCGCCATGCAGGGCGCTTTCCTCAGCCTCGTCTCGACGGTGGCCACCCTCTTCGCCGTCCTGCCCCTCTACGAGGCCCTGTCGCCCATCCTCGACGAAGAGCCCGAAGTGGGCGACCACAAGGCCGATCCCGGCCCTCTCAGGGGGAAAATCGACATGACGGCCCTGACCTTCCGCTACCACAGAGACGCTCCCGTCCTCTTCCAGAACTTCTCCCTGTCCATAAGGCCTGGGGAGTTCGTCGCCGTCGTCGGCCCCTCGGGGGCGGGCAAATCGACGCTGATCCGCCTCCTGCTGGGCTTCGAGTTTCCCGAGGTGGGCGACGTCTTCTACGACGACAAGCCGCTCAAGGACATGGATCTCCGCAAGGTCCGCTCCCAGATCGGCGTCGTTCTCCAGCAGGGAGGCATCATCGCCGGCGACCTTTTCTCCAACATCGTCTGTTCCCGTCCTCTCTCCATCGAACAGGCCTGGGAGGCGGCCCGGGTGGCCGGTCTCGAAGAGGACATCAAGGCCATGCCCATGGGGATGCACACCATGATCACCGAAGGGGCCAACACCCTTTCGGGAGGACAGAGGCAGCGTCTGGCCATCGCCCGCGCCGTCGTCGCCAGGCCCGCCATCCTCCTCTTCGACGAGGCCACGTCGGCCCTCGATAACCGGACTCAGGACGAGGTCTCCCGGAGCCTGGAACGCCTCAAGGCGACGCGGATCGTCGTGGCCCATCGCCTCTCGACGGTCCGCAACGCCGACCGCATCGTCGTCGTCGCCGGAGGGGGCGTGGCCGAAGAGGGGACCTTCGATGACCTCCTGGCCCGTCGGGGACTCTTCTACGAGCTCAGTCTCCGTCAGATGACGTGA
- a CDS encoding NHLP family bacteriocin export ABC transporter peptidase/permease/ATPase subunit, with protein MRGFFKVPSPLKWTSGQGRVRTPTLLQMEATECGAAALGIVLGYYRRFVPLETLREECGITRDGSKAGNVVRAARRYGMEAEGYRVEVEDLTQLPLPLILFWKFNHFLVLEGVKGGKVFLNDPASGPTVIDRETFDRGFTGVALSVVPGGDFVPQGSPKRPWKALGRRLLSVWTMLLFAVVAGLGLVVPGLLVPGLYQVFMDEILVSFQPGYFKPLLLFLVGLGVLQALLTLLQQQTLLKQEMALAVGQSLRFFLHVLRLPYSFFVQRFSGEVGNRVALNDQIATTLSRQLATTLLSCSTLVFFFTVMIGYSPTISLIGVAAALANVAILLSVSRRRSDLNERILADRGKFSGIAMSGLQLIETIKATGGEDDHFARLSGYLTKSKNGQVRMGFFNTLIEPVPSLLSAVVGAALLCLGGLQVMDGLLTLGMLLALQTLMTNFLTPVGQLVELSGTFQTVQGTLNRLEDVLRYPADSPWVPGSDETAGTPPDLILPFRLTGHLEVRNLTFGYSHLEAPLIENFSLTLRPGARIALVGGSGSGKSTVAKLVCGLFKPWSGEVLFDGLPLSAMDRGRMARSFSFVDQDIVLYEGTVRENLTLWRDGIPDEWIVQACRDGAIHDEIVARPKGYDSLVEENGRNFSGGQRQRLEIARALVMSPSLLVMDEATSALDTQTERLVDGGLRRRGCSCLIVAHRLSTIRDSDEIIVLERGKVVERGNHETLMALGGRYRSLIEN; from the coding sequence ATGAGGGGCTTTTTCAAGGTGCCCTCTCCCCTCAAATGGACCTCGGGTCAGGGACGGGTCAGGACGCCGACCCTCCTCCAGATGGAGGCCACCGAGTGCGGCGCCGCCGCCCTGGGCATCGTCCTCGGCTACTACCGGCGCTTCGTCCCCCTCGAAACCCTCCGCGAGGAGTGCGGCATCACCCGCGACGGCAGCAAGGCGGGCAACGTCGTCCGCGCCGCCCGGCGCTACGGCATGGAGGCCGAGGGGTACCGCGTCGAGGTGGAAGACCTTACGCAGCTTCCCCTTCCCCTCATCCTCTTCTGGAAGTTCAACCACTTTCTCGTCCTGGAGGGCGTGAAGGGAGGGAAGGTCTTCCTCAACGACCCGGCCTCGGGGCCGACCGTCATCGACAGGGAGACCTTCGACAGGGGGTTCACCGGCGTGGCCCTGTCCGTCGTCCCCGGCGGCGACTTCGTCCCCCAGGGCAGTCCCAAGCGCCCCTGGAAGGCCCTGGGACGGCGCCTCCTCTCGGTGTGGACCATGCTCCTTTTCGCCGTCGTCGCCGGCCTGGGGCTCGTCGTTCCGGGGCTGCTCGTGCCCGGACTCTACCAGGTCTTCATGGACGAGATCCTCGTCTCCTTCCAACCGGGCTACTTCAAGCCCCTTCTCCTCTTCCTCGTCGGTCTGGGCGTCCTCCAGGCCCTCCTCACCCTGCTCCAGCAGCAGACGCTTCTAAAACAGGAGATGGCCCTCGCCGTCGGCCAGTCGCTCCGCTTCTTCCTCCACGTCCTTCGCCTGCCCTATTCCTTCTTCGTCCAGCGCTTCAGCGGCGAGGTGGGCAACCGCGTGGCCCTCAACGATCAGATCGCCACGACCCTGTCGCGCCAGCTGGCCACGACGCTTCTGAGCTGTTCCACTCTCGTCTTCTTCTTCACCGTCATGATCGGCTACTCGCCGACGATTTCCCTCATCGGCGTCGCCGCGGCCCTGGCCAACGTGGCCATCCTCCTCTCCGTCAGTCGCCGCCGCTCCGACCTCAACGAGCGGATTCTCGCCGACAGGGGAAAGTTCTCGGGCATCGCCATGAGCGGTCTCCAGCTCATCGAGACCATCAAGGCCACGGGAGGGGAGGACGACCACTTCGCCCGCCTATCGGGCTACCTCACCAAGTCCAAAAACGGCCAGGTCCGGATGGGCTTCTTCAACACCCTCATCGAGCCCGTTCCCTCTCTGCTTTCTGCCGTCGTCGGCGCCGCCCTCCTCTGCCTGGGAGGCCTTCAGGTCATGGATGGCCTTCTGACTCTGGGCATGCTCCTGGCCCTTCAGACCCTGATGACCAACTTCCTGACGCCGGTGGGGCAGCTCGTCGAGCTGAGCGGCACCTTCCAGACCGTCCAGGGGACGCTCAACCGCCTCGAAGACGTGCTCCGCTACCCGGCCGACTCGCCCTGGGTCCCGGGATCGGACGAGACCGCCGGCACGCCTCCGGACCTGATCCTGCCCTTCCGCCTGACGGGACACCTCGAGGTGCGCAATCTCACCTTCGGTTACTCCCACCTCGAGGCGCCCCTCATCGAGAACTTTTCCCTCACCCTCCGGCCCGGAGCACGCATCGCCCTCGTCGGCGGGTCGGGATCGGGAAAGTCGACGGTGGCCAAGCTGGTCTGCGGGCTTTTCAAGCCCTGGTCGGGCGAGGTCCTCTTCGACGGCCTGCCCCTGTCGGCCATGGACAGGGGCAGGATGGCCCGCTCCTTCTCCTTCGTCGACCAGGATATCGTCCTCTACGAGGGGACGGTAAGGGAGAACCTGACTCTCTGGCGCGACGGCATCCCTGACGAGTGGATCGTCCAGGCCTGCCGCGACGGGGCCATCCATGACGAAATCGTCGCCCGGCCCAAGGGATACGACTCCCTCGTCGAGGAGAACGGCCGCAACTTCAGCGGCGGCCAGAGGCAGCGTCTGGAAATCGCCAGGGCCCTCGTCATGAGCCCCTCCCTCCTCGTCATGGACGAGGCGACGAGCGCCCTCGACACGCAGACGGAGCGCCTCGTCGACGGAGGACTCCGACGACGAGGCTGTTCCTGTCTCATCGTCGCCCACCGTCTGTCGACGATCCGGGACAGCGATGAAATCATCGTCCTCGAGAGGGGCAAGGTGGTGGAGCGGGGGAATCATGAGACGCTCATGGCCCTTGGCGGCCGCTACCGGTCCCTCATCGAGAACTGA
- a CDS encoding NHLP bacteriocin system secretion protein, translating into MAEGTKLFRKKAIDILSSPEQLDRTMRFVGPKAWILLLACLASLGGLLFWGFFGSVATKVTGSGILLGMGNVVEVSSREGGRILSLSGSLNGYVEKGDVLGQIDQIDTEQKLEEAERELEDLRGQLIQAESSETSRRGYETDYTEKQRRTLEASIASAGERARRLKEMEAKYRNLFERQLVTEGEYNDVRDKYDKTLQDILTYRENLAKLPVSIVQSKTQWEKERRDLAYQIVQMEERVRQLKTTLEENRILTSPVSGYIVGLYRNAGEMVVGGEAIFVIEEANRALSGKDAGLFAQVYVPAAQGKKILKDMEALVTPTMVKREEYGSIRGVVLSVSDAPVSKKTMLRFLGNEDLVEQLSREGAPMGVFIDLVDSDETASGYVWTSGKGPAVTIDRNSVCSVEIVTRRQRPLSLVLPFLKKYLLGVGEGR; encoded by the coding sequence GTGGCGGAAGGGACAAAGCTCTTTCGGAAGAAGGCCATCGATATCCTCTCCTCTCCGGAGCAGCTGGACCGGACGATGCGCTTCGTCGGTCCCAAGGCTTGGATACTGCTTCTGGCCTGCCTGGCCTCTCTGGGCGGCCTTCTCTTCTGGGGCTTTTTCGGATCGGTGGCGACGAAGGTGACAGGCTCCGGCATTCTTCTGGGGATGGGCAACGTCGTCGAGGTCAGCTCGCGCGAAGGAGGCCGGATTCTGAGCCTGTCGGGCTCTCTCAACGGCTATGTCGAGAAGGGCGACGTGCTGGGACAGATCGACCAGATCGACACGGAACAGAAGCTCGAGGAGGCCGAAAGGGAGCTGGAAGACCTCCGCGGCCAGCTGATTCAGGCCGAATCGAGCGAGACCTCCCGGCGCGGTTACGAGACGGATTACACGGAAAAACAGCGCCGGACTCTCGAGGCTTCCATCGCCTCGGCCGGGGAGAGGGCCCGAAGGCTCAAGGAGATGGAGGCGAAATACCGCAACCTCTTCGAGCGTCAGCTCGTCACCGAGGGGGAGTACAACGACGTCCGAGACAAGTACGATAAGACCTTGCAGGACATTCTCACCTACAGGGAGAATCTGGCCAAGCTTCCCGTCTCCATCGTTCAGTCCAAGACCCAGTGGGAGAAGGAAAGAAGAGATCTGGCCTACCAGATCGTCCAGATGGAGGAGCGCGTCCGCCAGCTCAAGACGACTCTCGAGGAGAACCGGATCCTGACCAGCCCCGTCTCGGGCTACATCGTCGGCCTCTACCGGAACGCCGGGGAAATGGTCGTCGGCGGCGAGGCCATCTTCGTCATCGAAGAGGCCAATCGCGCCCTGAGCGGCAAGGACGCCGGGCTCTTCGCCCAGGTCTACGTCCCAGCCGCTCAGGGCAAGAAAATCCTCAAGGACATGGAGGCCCTCGTCACGCCGACGATGGTCAAGCGGGAGGAATACGGTTCCATTCGGGGCGTCGTCCTCAGCGTCTCCGACGCACCCGTCTCGAAGAAGACCATGCTTCGCTTCCTCGGCAACGAGGACCTCGTCGAGCAGCTTTCCCGCGAGGGGGCTCCCATGGGGGTCTTCATCGACCTCGTCGACTCGGACGAGACGGCAAGCGGCTACGTCTGGACGTCGGGCAAGGGGCCTGCCGTCACCATCGACAGGAATTCGGTCTGCTCCGTCGAGATCGTGACGCGCCGCCAGAGGCCTCTGTCCCTCGTCCTGCCTTTCCTGAAGAAGTACCTTCTCGGCGTGGGGGAAGGACGATGA
- a CDS encoding B12-binding domain-containing radical SAM protein yields MRDDILLLFPPCDSPHRPGAALPQLAGHLRGRGLPLRALDVNAAFFKAFFTEEKVEEGWAKGADRLESLTGRPSLPFSAMMEYLGLVKAALVLERGGKDLLARALDGGADLPGPLRSVLFESLSKFIWADAYPESLWNVGEGLFFEGGSPYSTKAILDGARSPGLFGDFFASCVEAHMASDRPRLVALSVTYGGQVIPAFRLAREIKARFPDLFVVMGGAFVSLHLARTEKGDLFRWIDAMAVGDGEKTLESLYLRLGDGGDLSAVEGLVFFREGAVHRVPPASPTPLRTVRPDWSEFPERDYYRDSGGDFTGFRLSRGCSWAKCAFCRTEEAFISHRDRGGSALFARLRPLVASGRRSFAFGDDEADPDLLEAFARWLLDEGIEIGWSVNARIGPGLSMELCRLLRRAGCRRLILGVESLDDGLLGLMRKGTTEALVERTLSNAAWAGLPLGVYMIVGFPTEGEETAWKSFGRIAALRSEGLVDSVFYSAFQLAPGSDVALHPERYGVEAILYPRDADLNPPAVDFESPGMSRQRAFSLSQEFSARLREQALAEGGAPSSLLLAGRKISLPFPPRLVGERIRSYAPPHLDFFSFLERGDESAPPLDRP; encoded by the coding sequence GTGAGGGACGACATCCTCCTCCTCTTCCCCCCCTGCGACTCTCCCCACCGCCCCGGGGCGGCCCTGCCCCAGCTTGCGGGACACCTCCGGGGCCGAGGCCTTCCCTTGCGCGCCCTCGACGTCAACGCCGCCTTCTTCAAGGCCTTCTTCACGGAGGAAAAGGTCGAGGAGGGGTGGGCCAAGGGCGCCGACCGCCTGGAGAGCCTGACCGGAAGGCCGAGCCTCCCTTTCTCGGCCATGATGGAGTACCTGGGGCTCGTCAAGGCCGCTCTCGTCCTCGAACGGGGAGGAAAAGATCTCCTTGCCCGGGCCCTCGACGGAGGGGCGGACCTTCCCGGTCCCTTGCGCAGCGTGCTTTTCGAATCCCTCTCCAAGTTCATCTGGGCCGATGCCTACCCCGAAAGCCTCTGGAACGTGGGGGAGGGGCTCTTCTTCGAGGGAGGAAGCCCCTACAGCACGAAGGCCATTCTCGACGGAGCCCGGTCGCCGGGCCTTTTCGGCGACTTCTTCGCCTCTTGCGTCGAGGCCCACATGGCCTCAGATCGCCCCAGGCTGGTGGCCCTTTCCGTCACCTACGGAGGGCAGGTCATCCCCGCCTTTCGCCTCGCCCGGGAGATCAAGGCCCGCTTCCCCGACCTTTTCGTCGTCATGGGAGGGGCCTTCGTCTCCCTCCACCTGGCCAGGACGGAAAAGGGCGATCTCTTCCGGTGGATCGACGCCATGGCCGTAGGCGACGGCGAAAAAACCCTGGAATCGCTCTACCTGCGCCTGGGCGACGGCGGCGACCTGTCGGCCGTCGAGGGACTCGTCTTTTTCCGCGAGGGGGCCGTTCATCGCGTCCCGCCCGCTTCTCCCACGCCTCTTCGGACGGTCCGTCCCGACTGGAGCGAGTTTCCCGAGAGGGACTACTACCGCGACAGCGGCGGCGATTTCACCGGATTCCGCCTCTCCCGTGGCTGTTCCTGGGCGAAGTGCGCCTTCTGCCGCACCGAGGAGGCCTTCATCTCCCACCGAGATCGGGGCGGGTCGGCGCTGTTCGCCCGTCTCCGTCCCCTCGTCGCCTCGGGGCGGCGCTCCTTCGCCTTCGGCGATGACGAGGCCGATCCCGATCTGCTTGAGGCCTTCGCCCGGTGGCTTCTCGACGAGGGCATCGAGATCGGATGGAGCGTCAACGCCCGCATCGGCCCCGGCCTTTCGATGGAGCTCTGCCGCCTGCTCCGCCGGGCCGGCTGCCGCCGTCTCATCCTCGGCGTCGAAAGTCTCGACGACGGCCTGTTAGGCCTGATGCGCAAGGGAACGACGGAGGCTCTCGTCGAGAGGACCCTCTCCAACGCGGCCTGGGCCGGTCTCCCCCTGGGCGTCTACATGATCGTCGGCTTCCCGACGGAGGGGGAGGAGACGGCCTGGAAATCCTTCGGGAGGATCGCGGCCCTTCGCTCCGAGGGTCTCGTCGATTCCGTCTTCTACTCGGCCTTTCAGCTCGCCCCCGGGTCGGACGTGGCCCTCCATCCCGAGCGGTACGGAGTGGAGGCGATCCTCTATCCCCGCGACGCCGATCTCAATCCTCCGGCCGTCGATTTCGAGTCGCCGGGGATGAGCCGCCAGAGGGCCTTCTCCCTGAGCCAGGAGTTTTCGGCCCGCCTGAGGGAACAGGCCCTGGCCGAGGGGGGTGCTCCCTCTTCCCTCCTTCTGGCCGGGAGAAAGATCTCTCTGCCCTTCCCTCCCCGTCTGGTGGGGGAGAGAATACGGTCGTACGCCCCACCCCATCTCGATTTTTTCTCCTTCCTCGAAAGAGGCGACGAGAGCGCTCCTCCGCTGGATCGGCCCTGA
- a CDS encoding B12-binding domain-containing radical SAM protein produces the protein MSAPLRRDLQGITLIIPPVSAPTRPYPSVPQLAGYLRRRGIPVRALDANIAFCHHFLRGSRLAEGLAYALERLLLLDGRERLSYAEMVEYLSLARAGAIVDHFGADTFAAYIERREPMAKELQGRILDAAARLILAGHFPEGIRHNDEDMQFAGRGNPYSSSDLLEAAEEDGIFGTFLEDYLGPLFRSDPPLLAGLSVVFPGHIVPALRIARTIRRLSPQTQIVFGGPFVMFHLSRAPHDAFFRYMDYMIVGDGEVPLASLYETLRSGSPDLESVPGLIYLDGGGRRANGEGPHLPLEASYPEYGDFPMEAYYRQAKDPFAFFRMSRGCSWARCAFCRTLSPLISCYQEADPDRFFERVRDHAREAGTVFFPFTDDEASPERVEVFARRVIEEKLPIEWSINMRMDGRLTLDRCRLFREAGCINLIMGLESFHDRLLRLIAKGISVPLIERVLSNASWAGLRAGIYMIVGLPTETVEEAETSFQRIFRYCKEGDVSYVFYSPYQVLSDSPIGHAPARYGITSLDLPEGLDLDPPNVWFKGEGMSRRDSFSLMQRYSWTLWRTLGKRTPPPLRHLRLAGRDVVLHYDLGEMAERISANVEPYLAFGEYLRNGEAGLVPLERRPS, from the coding sequence TTGTCCGCACCTTTGCGACGCGATCTTCAGGGGATCACTCTGATCATTCCCCCCGTCAGCGCTCCGACCCGTCCCTATCCGAGCGTGCCTCAGCTCGCCGGCTACCTGCGCCGGAGGGGGATCCCCGTCAGAGCCCTCGACGCCAATATCGCCTTCTGTCATCACTTCCTCCGCGGATCCCGTCTCGCGGAAGGCCTCGCCTACGCCCTGGAGAGGCTTCTCCTCCTCGACGGGAGGGAGCGCCTCTCCTATGCCGAGATGGTCGAATACCTCTCTCTGGCTCGGGCCGGAGCCATCGTCGATCACTTCGGAGCCGACACGTTCGCCGCCTACATCGAGAGACGGGAACCGATGGCCAAGGAGCTCCAGGGACGGATCCTCGACGCCGCCGCCCGGCTGATCCTCGCCGGCCACTTTCCCGAGGGAATCCGCCACAACGACGAGGACATGCAGTTCGCCGGGAGGGGCAATCCCTACTCCAGCTCGGACCTCCTCGAGGCCGCCGAGGAGGACGGCATCTTCGGGACCTTCCTCGAAGACTACCTCGGGCCTCTTTTCCGATCCGACCCCCCTCTTCTGGCCGGACTGTCCGTCGTCTTTCCCGGCCATATCGTCCCGGCCCTGAGGATCGCCAGGACGATCCGCCGCCTCTCGCCGCAGACGCAGATCGTCTTCGGCGGGCCCTTCGTCATGTTCCATCTGTCCCGGGCGCCTCATGACGCCTTCTTCCGCTACATGGACTACATGATCGTCGGCGACGGCGAGGTTCCCCTGGCGAGCCTCTACGAGACGCTCCGGAGCGGTTCGCCCGATCTGGAAAGCGTCCCCGGCCTGATCTACCTCGACGGCGGCGGAAGGCGGGCCAACGGCGAAGGGCCCCATCTTCCCCTGGAGGCCTCCTACCCCGAGTACGGCGATTTCCCCATGGAGGCCTACTACCGCCAGGCAAAGGACCCTTTCGCCTTTTTCCGCATGTCCCGGGGCTGCTCCTGGGCGCGGTGCGCCTTCTGCCGCACCCTGTCGCCTCTCATCTCCTGTTACCAGGAGGCCGATCCGGACCGGTTCTTCGAGAGGGTCAGAGATCATGCCCGAGAGGCCGGAACCGTCTTTTTCCCCTTCACCGACGACGAGGCCTCTCCCGAACGGGTCGAGGTCTTCGCGCGGCGCGTCATCGAGGAGAAGCTGCCCATCGAATGGTCCATCAACATGCGCATGGACGGCAGGCTCACTCTCGACCGCTGCCGCCTTTTCCGCGAGGCGGGCTGCATCAACCTGATCATGGGGCTCGAGAGCTTCCACGATCGCCTTCTGAGGCTCATCGCCAAGGGAATCTCCGTTCCCCTCATCGAGAGGGTCCTCTCCAACGCCTCCTGGGCGGGGCTGCGGGCCGGCATCTACATGATCGTCGGCCTCCCAACGGAGACCGTCGAGGAGGCCGAGACGTCCTTCCAGCGCATCTTCCGCTACTGCAAAGAGGGCGACGTGAGCTACGTCTTCTACTCCCCTTATCAGGTCCTGAGCGATTCTCCCATCGGTCACGCCCCGGCGCGCTACGGGATCACCTCTCTCGATCTGCCGGAGGGGCTCGATCTCGACCCGCCCAACGTCTGGTTCAAAGGCGAGGGCATGTCGCGGAGGGACTCTTTCTCGCTCATGCAGCGCTACAGCTGGACCCTCTGGCGGACTCTGGGCAAGAGGACGCCACCGCCCCTTCGCCATCTGCGCCTGGCCGGCCGCGACGTGGTCCTTCACTACGACCTGGGCGAAATGGCCGAGCGGATCAGCGCCAACGTCGAACCCTACCTCGCTTTCGGCGAATACCTGAGAAACGGCGAGGCGGGTCTCGTCCCTCTGGAGCGGAGGCCGTCGTGA